A part of Oryctolagus cuniculus chromosome 15, mOryCun1.1, whole genome shotgun sequence genomic DNA contains:
- the GOLGA7B gene encoding golgin subfamily A member 7B isoform X3 → MLQSISASSLQVHNLQELRRSASLATKVFIQRDYSDGTSCQFQTKFPPELDSRIERQLFEEMVKTLNGFYAEAEKIGGSSYLEGCLACATAYFIFLCMETHYEKVLRKISRYIQEQNEKVFAPRGLLLTDPVERGMRVIEIAVYEDRCSSGSSSSGSSSGSGSSGGGGGGAGAR, encoded by the exons ATGCTGCAGTCTATCTCAGCGTCAAGTCTGCAG GTGCACAATCTGCAGGAGCTGCGGCGAAGCGCCTCGCTGGCCACCAAGGTCTTCATCCAGAGAGACTACAGCGATGGGACCAGCTGCCAGTTCCAGACCAAATTCCCCCCCGAGCTGGACAGCCGG ATCGAGCGGCAGCTCTTTGAGGAGATGGTGAAGACTCTCAATGGCTTTTACGCGGAGGCCGAGAAGATCGGAGGCAGCTCCTACCTGGAGGGCTGCCTGGCCTGCGCCACGGCCTACTTCATCTTCCTCTGCATGGAGACTCACTACGAGAAG GTTCTCAGGAAGATCTCGCGCTACATCCAGGAGCAGAACGAGAAGGTCTTTGCGCCACGAGGCCTCCTGCTCACGGACCCCGTGGAGCGCGGGATGAGGGTC ATCGAGATCGCCGTGTACGAGGACCGCTGCAGCAGCGGCAGCTCCAGCAGCGGCAGCtccagcggcagcggcagcagcggcgggggcgggggcggggccggggcccggtGA
- the GOLGA7B gene encoding golgin subfamily A member 7B isoform X4 — protein sequence MATEVHNLQELRRSASLATKVFIQRDYSDGTSCQFQTKFPPELDSRIERQLFEEMVKTLNGFYAEAEKIGGSSYLEGCLACATAYFIFLCMETHYEKVLRKISRYIQEQNEKVFAPRGLLLTDPVERGMRVIEIAVYEDRCSSGSSSSGSSSGSGSSGGGGGGAGAR from the exons ATGGCCACGGAG GTGCACAATCTGCAGGAGCTGCGGCGAAGCGCCTCGCTGGCCACCAAGGTCTTCATCCAGAGAGACTACAGCGATGGGACCAGCTGCCAGTTCCAGACCAAATTCCCCCCCGAGCTGGACAGCCGG ATCGAGCGGCAGCTCTTTGAGGAGATGGTGAAGACTCTCAATGGCTTTTACGCGGAGGCCGAGAAGATCGGAGGCAGCTCCTACCTGGAGGGCTGCCTGGCCTGCGCCACGGCCTACTTCATCTTCCTCTGCATGGAGACTCACTACGAGAAG GTTCTCAGGAAGATCTCGCGCTACATCCAGGAGCAGAACGAGAAGGTCTTTGCGCCACGAGGCCTCCTGCTCACGGACCCCGTGGAGCGCGGGATGAGGGTC ATCGAGATCGCCGTGTACGAGGACCGCTGCAGCAGCGGCAGCTCCAGCAGCGGCAGCtccagcggcagcggcagcagcggcgggggcgggggcggggccggggcccggtGA
- the GOLGA7B gene encoding golgin subfamily A member 7B isoform X1, which yields MATEDSWIKARRTWNCLMSSSTQPSNALISWKFTSRSAKSQTSVPHWQAFASSTRHPPLSRNPSSFAIQPWPPLHSQLPHCPARPSPAPRDLPLVSEELSLTLVHNLQELRRSASLATKVFIQRDYSDGTSCQFQTKFPPELDSRIERQLFEEMVKTLNGFYAEAEKIGGSSYLEGCLACATAYFIFLCMETHYEKVLRKISRYIQEQNEKVFAPRGLLLTDPVERGMRVIEIAVYEDRCSSGSSSSGSSSGSGSSGGGGGGAGAR from the exons ATGGCCACGGAG GACTCATGGATCAAAGCCAGGAGGACATGGAACTGTCTTATGTCAAGCAGCACCCAGCCATCTAACGCCTTAATCTCCTGGAAGTTTACTTCCCGCTCAGCCAAGTCCCAGACAAGTGTTCCTCACTG GCAAGCGTTCGCATCTTCCACCCGACATCCTCCCCTGAGCAGAAACCCCTCCAGCTTCGCGATCCAGCCATGGCCGCCTCTGCACTCCCAGCTCCCCCACTGcccggccaggcccagcccagcccctcgaGACCTGCCTCTAGTCAGTGAGGAGCTCTCGCTCACGCTG GTGCACAATCTGCAGGAGCTGCGGCGAAGCGCCTCGCTGGCCACCAAGGTCTTCATCCAGAGAGACTACAGCGATGGGACCAGCTGCCAGTTCCAGACCAAATTCCCCCCCGAGCTGGACAGCCGG ATCGAGCGGCAGCTCTTTGAGGAGATGGTGAAGACTCTCAATGGCTTTTACGCGGAGGCCGAGAAGATCGGAGGCAGCTCCTACCTGGAGGGCTGCCTGGCCTGCGCCACGGCCTACTTCATCTTCCTCTGCATGGAGACTCACTACGAGAAG GTTCTCAGGAAGATCTCGCGCTACATCCAGGAGCAGAACGAGAAGGTCTTTGCGCCACGAGGCCTCCTGCTCACGGACCCCGTGGAGCGCGGGATGAGGGTC ATCGAGATCGCCGTGTACGAGGACCGCTGCAGCAGCGGCAGCTCCAGCAGCGGCAGCtccagcggcagcggcagcagcggcgggggcgggggcggggccggggcccggtGA